From the Ilumatobacteraceae bacterium genome, the window CACGACGCCGGGGCCAGCCATCACCGTCGGTCCGCTCGACAGGGTGTGCTCGGCGTGATCAAGCACGCGACCCGAGTGCTGCCGCGGGCCGGAGCATGAGCGTGACCGACGACCTCGAGGTCGCCTCCCCCCTGCGTCGGATGACGGGCACCACGTGGTGGCGCCTGCTGCGTCACACGCTCCCGATCTACATCCTGTCGCGGTGCTGTGTGCTCGCCGGCGCTTCGGTCGTCGCGGCCGAACTGCGCGTCGACGCCAACCTGGCCGACGAGCGAAACCTCCCCATCGCGGACCCACATGGGACGACCAACGCCGGGAGCGCGATCCGACCGATCCTCGACGTGCTGACGTCGTGGGACGGGCTCTGGTACATGGACATCGTGCGCAACGGCTATCCACGTACGATCCCGCCCGACGTCACGTACTTCGTCGACGAGGCCCGCGCCGCGTTCTTCCCGCTGTTCCCCCTCGTCGGTCGGGCGTTCGACCGCGTGCTCCCCGGTGGCGACTCGTTGGCCGTGCTCGTCCTGAACATGCTGCTCGGCCTGATCGCCGTCGTCCTGTTCGCCCTGATCGCCGAACACCTGTACGGCGAGCGAGTCGGCCGCACCACGGCGACGCTCGCCGCGCTCTTCCCGGGCAGTTTCGTGCTCTCGTTCGCCTACAGCGAGGCGCTGATGCTCGCCCTCGCCGCCGGCTGCCTGCTGATGCTGCTGTACCAGGAGTGGACGGCTGCGGGCGTGCTCGCTGCGCTCGCCACCGCCACGCGACCGAACGGGCTCGCCCTGGTGGTCGCGTGCCTCGTCGCTGCCGGGTTCGCCATCCACGAGCGCCGCGACTGGAGCTCGCTGACCGCCGTCCTGCTCGCACCGGTCGGATTCATCACGTTCCAGGTCTGGCTCGGACAGCACACGGGCGAACCCGGCGCCTGGTTCCGGGTCCAGCGCGAAGCGTGGGACGAGGGGGCCAGCTTCGGGTGGACCGCGATCAGGAACACCGTCGAGGCGATCTGGCAGCCGATGACCTCACCGACCGACACGATCACCGCGCTCAGCTTCCTGGCCACGATCGTCCTGGTCGTCCTGGCATGGAAGGCGAAACTGCCGTGGGTGCTCCACGCCTATTCCTGGGCGATCATCGTGTTGATGCTCGTTCCCGCCACGGTGACGGCGCGACCTCGTTTCGTGTTCACCGCCTTCCCGCTCCTGATCGGCGCCGCCAAGTGGTACGACGAGCATCGCCGCGACCGTGACGAGACCCTGTGGCCCATGACCATGGCCGCGTGCGGCGCCGGCCTCGCCGCACTCACCGGGCTCTACGGATCGTTCGGCGCGATCCCGTGACCGAGGCGCGAGCCGCCTGGTACGCGCGCCCCCCGGCTCGCACCGCCGCCGTCCTCGCCCTGCTCGCGTATCTCCCCTCGCTCACCGCTGCGCCCGGCCGCATGCCGAGCGACAGCAAGCTCTACCTGTATCTCGATCCCGGCCGCTTCCTGGCCGACGCCGCGTCGACGTTCGACGGTCGGCAGTTCGCCGGTTGGGTGCCGCACCAACACGTCGCCTACCTCTGGCCGAGCGGCCCGTGGTTCTGGTTCTTCGAGACGATCGGTGTACCCGACTGGATCGCCCACCGGCTCTGGATCGGTTCGATCATGCTCGCCGCCGGCCTGGGTGTGCGATGGTGCGGCCGACTGCTCGGCGTCGGCCCG encodes:
- a CDS encoding glycosyltransferase family 39 protein — its product is MSVTDDLEVASPLRRMTGTTWWRLLRHTLPIYILSRCCVLAGASVVAAELRVDANLADERNLPIADPHGTTNAGSAIRPILDVLTSWDGLWYMDIVRNGYPRTIPPDVTYFVDEARAAFFPLFPLVGRAFDRVLPGGDSLAVLVLNMLLGLIAVVLFALIAEHLYGERVGRTTATLAALFPGSFVLSFAYSEALMLALAAGCLLMLLYQEWTAAGVLAALATATRPNGLALVVACLVAAGFAIHERRDWSSLTAVLLAPVGFITFQVWLGQHTGEPGAWFRVQREAWDEGASFGWTAIRNTVEAIWQPMTSPTDTITALSFLATIVLVVLAWKAKLPWVLHAYSWAIIVLMLVPATVTARPRFVFTAFPLLIGAAKWYDEHRRDRDETLWPMTMAACGAGLAALTGLYGSFGAIP